A single region of the Paraburkholderia sprentiae WSM5005 genome encodes:
- a CDS encoding tyrosine-type recombinase/integrase, with the protein MSKAVPEAVPNADLATVQPVESLVVPERLDGRDGTNRGAAQTSQLSARNDLDAVRAWLSNYADTKTTFDNYRKEAERLLLWAVVQLGKPLSSLTHEDLLLFKTFIADPQPVARWVSANGGKYARGDARWRPFNGPLSPASQRQALIILNAMFTWLVNAGYLRGNPMALLRQRAKRSAPRVTRYLSTSLWDEVKLFVEQLPRDTDAQRAYYARCRWLTTLFYLQGMRISEVAGGQMGQFFRRLGADGLDQWWLETLGKGDKERIVPVSAELVQELRSYRTLNGLAALPTRAEETPLVLPFKGRNRCLSRSAIHDAIKGIFAGAATWLRARGPEFGDRADELERASAHWLRHTAGSHQADGGVDLRTIRDNLGHVSLNTTSLYLHTEDDTRHSETVNRHRMNWDDANSKEGKAGGN; encoded by the coding sequence GTGTCCAAAGCCGTGCCTGAAGCTGTCCCGAACGCTGATCTCGCCACCGTCCAGCCCGTCGAATCGCTCGTCGTGCCGGAACGGCTCGATGGCCGCGACGGCACCAATCGCGGCGCGGCGCAAACATCGCAGCTATCGGCGCGCAACGATCTCGACGCAGTGCGCGCGTGGCTGTCCAATTACGCGGATACCAAAACCACCTTCGACAACTACCGCAAGGAAGCCGAGCGTTTGCTGCTGTGGGCGGTCGTGCAGCTCGGCAAGCCGCTGTCGTCGCTGACGCACGAGGATCTGCTGCTGTTCAAGACGTTCATTGCCGATCCGCAACCAGTCGCGCGCTGGGTGTCGGCCAACGGCGGCAAGTACGCGCGCGGCGACGCGCGCTGGCGGCCGTTCAACGGGCCGCTGTCGCCCGCCAGCCAACGCCAGGCGCTGATCATCCTGAACGCGATGTTCACGTGGCTCGTCAATGCCGGCTATCTGCGCGGCAATCCGATGGCGCTGCTGCGGCAGCGCGCGAAGCGCTCGGCGCCGCGCGTCACGCGCTACCTGTCGACGTCGCTGTGGGACGAAGTGAAGCTGTTCGTCGAGCAGCTGCCGCGAGACACCGATGCGCAGCGCGCGTACTACGCGCGCTGCCGCTGGTTGACCACGCTGTTCTATCTGCAGGGCATGCGCATTTCGGAAGTGGCCGGCGGGCAGATGGGCCAGTTCTTCAGAAGGCTCGGCGCGGACGGTCTGGACCAGTGGTGGCTCGAAACGCTCGGCAAGGGCGACAAGGAGCGGATCGTGCCGGTATCGGCCGAACTGGTTCAGGAGCTGCGCAGCTACCGGACGCTGAACGGGTTGGCCGCGCTACCGACGCGCGCCGAAGAGACGCCGCTCGTGCTGCCGTTCAAAGGCCGCAACCGCTGCCTGTCGCGCTCGGCGATTCACGACGCGATCAAGGGCATCTTCGCGGGCGCGGCAACCTGGCTGCGCGCGCGCGGTCCCGAATTCGGCGATCGCGCCGATGAACTCGAGCGCGCGTCGGCGCACTGGCTGCGGCACACGGCCGGGTCGCACCAGGCGGACGGCGGTGTCGATCTGCGCACGATCCGCGACAATCTCGGCCACGTCTCGCTGAATACGACCAGTCTTTACCTGCACACCGAGGACGACACACGGCATAGCGAAACCGTCAATCGGCATCGGATGAACTGGGACGACGCGAACTCCAAAGAAGGCAAGGCGGGCGGCAATTGA
- a CDS encoding DUF2760 domain-containing protein: MSDSNPSFLGRISLAVGTFFSILGSGEFAADVLRLRNGEKIGAAVQAAPAAQPEPQPTPQRAPVLKEASPDAALQLLGLLQRDARFIDFVEEDIKGYSDADIGAAARLVHEGCRATLREHFTIRPVRDEAEGSRVTLPEGFDASSIRLTGNVVGSAPFNGSISHRGWRVDEVRLPKLAHGHHATVIAPAEVEL, translated from the coding sequence ATGAGCGATTCGAATCCATCTTTCCTCGGCCGGATTTCGCTGGCCGTCGGCACGTTTTTCAGCATTCTCGGCAGCGGCGAGTTCGCCGCCGACGTACTGCGCCTGCGCAACGGCGAAAAGATCGGCGCGGCCGTGCAGGCCGCCCCCGCTGCGCAACCGGAGCCGCAACCGACGCCACAACGCGCGCCGGTGCTGAAGGAGGCCAGCCCCGACGCCGCGCTGCAGCTGCTCGGCCTGCTGCAGCGTGATGCGCGCTTCATCGATTTCGTCGAGGAAGACATCAAGGGCTATAGCGACGCCGACATCGGCGCCGCCGCGCGCCTCGTGCACGAAGGCTGCCGCGCGACGCTGCGCGAGCACTTCACGATCCGCCCGGTGCGCGACGAAGCCGAAGGCAGCCGCGTGACGCTGCCCGAAGGCTTCGACGCGAGTTCGATCCGTCTGACCGGCAACGTTGTCGGCAGCGCGCCGTTTAACGGCAGCATCAGCCATCGCGGTTGGCGCGTCGACGAGGTGCGTCTGCCGAAGCTCGCGCACGGCCATCACGCGACGGTCATCGCACCGGCGGAGGTGGAGCTATGA
- a CDS encoding Hsp70 family protein, with protein sequence MSDARYSIGIDLGTTHCALSYVDTHASDGEKTTQHVLSIAQLTGPGAIDNLPLLPSFLYLPHPDELASGDLHLPWTGQREFAVGEFARSRGAGTPIRLVSSAKSWLCHPGVDRRAGILPNDAPPEVARVSPLESSVRYLTHLREAWDHAHPDAPFGEQDVTVTIPASFDPAARELTAEAAEAAGFARMTLLEEPQAALYSWIQKSGGQWRRQVKIGDIILVVDVGGGTTDLSLIAVIERDGNLELHRVAVGDHILLGGDNMDLALAHVVARKLAALGTQADAWQLRALTYACRAAKETLLSDPATETVPLVVPSRGSKLIGGSIRSELTRAELTQTILDGFFPQVDSAARPVSRARVGLTQLGLPYAQDAGITRHLAGFLGRQVGALAELEGLREHVAPDASFLHPTAVLFNGGVFKSTLLVERIMATLNGWLAAEGAAPARLLEGADLDLAVARGAAYYGYVRRGRGVRIRGGTARAYYIAIESAMPAVPGLEPPVQALCVAPFGMEEGTDAQLPAQEFGLVVGEPVHFRFFGSSVRRQDQVGTLLDYWGPEELQELEEIQATLPAAGRSAGEVVPVKLHARVTEAGTLELEAIPRGSDERWKVEFDVRGNASA encoded by the coding sequence ATGAGCGACGCACGCTACTCGATCGGCATCGATCTCGGCACCACGCACTGCGCGCTGTCCTACGTGGACACGCACGCGAGCGACGGCGAGAAAACCACCCAGCACGTGCTGTCGATCGCGCAGCTCACGGGTCCCGGCGCAATCGACAATCTGCCGCTGCTGCCTTCGTTCCTGTACCTGCCGCATCCCGACGAACTGGCCTCCGGCGACCTGCACCTGCCGTGGACCGGCCAGCGCGAATTCGCGGTCGGCGAATTCGCGCGCAGCCGCGGCGCCGGCACGCCGATCCGGCTCGTGTCGAGCGCGAAAAGCTGGCTGTGTCATCCGGGCGTCGACCGCCGCGCGGGCATTCTGCCGAACGACGCGCCGCCTGAAGTCGCGCGCGTGTCGCCGCTCGAAAGCTCGGTGCGCTATCTGACGCACTTGCGCGAGGCGTGGGACCACGCGCATCCGGACGCGCCGTTCGGCGAGCAGGACGTCACGGTGACGATTCCCGCGTCGTTCGACCCGGCCGCGCGCGAGCTGACCGCGGAAGCGGCCGAGGCTGCCGGCTTCGCCCGCATGACGCTGCTCGAGGAGCCGCAGGCGGCGCTCTACAGCTGGATCCAGAAGAGCGGCGGGCAGTGGCGCAGGCAGGTCAAGATCGGCGACATCATCCTCGTGGTCGACGTCGGCGGCGGCACGACCGACCTGTCGCTGATCGCGGTGATCGAGCGCGACGGCAATCTCGAACTGCATCGCGTCGCGGTCGGCGATCACATTCTGCTCGGCGGCGACAACATGGACCTCGCGCTCGCGCACGTGGTCGCGCGCAAGCTCGCAGCGCTTGGCACCCAGGCCGACGCCTGGCAACTACGCGCGCTCACTTACGCTTGCCGCGCGGCGAAGGAGACGTTGCTCAGCGACCCCGCCACCGAGACCGTGCCGCTGGTCGTGCCGAGCCGCGGCTCGAAGCTGATCGGCGGCTCGATCCGTAGCGAGCTGACACGCGCCGAACTCACGCAGACGATCCTCGACGGCTTCTTCCCGCAGGTCGACAGCGCCGCACGTCCGGTGAGCCGCGCACGGGTCGGTCTGACGCAGCTCGGCCTGCCGTATGCGCAGGACGCGGGCATCACGCGGCATCTGGCCGGATTCCTCGGCCGTCAGGTCGGCGCGCTCGCCGAACTGGAAGGACTGCGCGAGCATGTCGCCCCCGACGCGAGCTTCCTGCACCCCACCGCGGTGCTGTTCAACGGCGGCGTGTTCAAGTCGACGCTGCTGGTCGAGCGCATCATGGCCACGCTGAACGGCTGGCTAGCGGCCGAAGGCGCGGCGCCCGCGCGTCTGCTCGAGGGCGCAGACCTCGATCTGGCGGTCGCGCGCGGCGCGGCCTACTACGGCTACGTGCGACGCGGCCGCGGCGTGCGGATTCGCGGCGGCACCGCGCGCGCGTACTACATCGCGATCGAATCGGCGATGCCGGCCGTGCCCGGCCTCGAGCCGCCGGTACAGGCACTGTGCGTCGCGCCGTTCGGCATGGAGGAAGGCACCGACGCGCAACTGCCCGCCCAGGAGTTTGGGCTGGTCGTCGGCGAGCCCGTGCATTTCCGTTTCTTCGGCTCGTCGGTGCGTCGTCAGGATCAGGTCGGCACGCTGCTCGATTACTGGGGACCCGAGGAGTTGCAGGAGCTCGAGGAAATCCAGGCGACGCTGCCGGCGGCCGGCCGCAGCGCCGGTGAAGTCGTGCCCGTGAAGCTGCATGCGCGCGTGACCGAAGCGGGCACGCTCGAACTCGAGGCGATCCCGCGCGGCTCGGACGAGCGCTGGAAAGTGGAATTCGACGTGCGCGGCAACGCGAGTGCGTGA